The Glycine max cultivar Williams 82 chromosome 17, Glycine_max_v4.0, whole genome shotgun sequence genome contains the following window.
GCAGGGTTGCAAGCATTTGAGATAATGGCAATAGCGGCAGTGGGAAACAATCTGATAACTTATGTGGCCAATGACATGCACTTCCCTTTGTCCAAGGCTGCCAACCTAGTCACTAACTTTGTTGGGACCATCTTTCTCCTCTCTCTCCTCGGCGGCTATCTATCAGACTCTTACCTTGGCAGCTTCTGGACCATGCTCCTCTTTGGTTTCGTCGAACTTTCTGTAATTaagcttctctctctctctctctctctctctctatatatatatatatatattgtccaTTGATACAAGAGCCTTAATTCATGTATATAATAATACGATTACAGGGTTTCATACTGCTATCAGTCCAAGCTCATGTTCCTCAATTGAAGCCACCTCCATGCAATGTGAACGATGGAGAACAGTGCGTAGAAGCAAAGGGCATGAAGGCCATGATATTCTTTGTAGCACTCTACTTGGTGGCATTAGGGAGTGGGTGTGTGAAGCCAAACATGCTTGCTTATGGAGGAGACCAGTTCGAGCAAAACGACCCAAAGCAGTTAAAGAAGCTCTCAACCTACTTCAATGCCGCATATTTTGCATTCTCTGTGGGACAACTTGTGAGCCTAACCATTCTTGTTTGGGTGCAAACTCATTCAGGAATGGACGTTGGCTTCGGGGTATCCGCAGCTGTAATGGCAATGGGATTGATAAGCTTGATATGTGGCACTCTATATTACAGAAACAAGCCCCCACAAGGAAGTATTTTAACTCCCGTGGCTCAGGTTCTTGTCGCTGCATTTTCCAAAAGAAACCTTCCATCTTCCCCATCATCCATGATCAGAGTGGAACAAGTTGAGCAAGTGAAGATATTGCTATCTGTTATTCCGATATTCTCGTGCACCATCGTTTTCAACACCATCTTAGCACAACTTCAGACATTCTCAGTCCAACAAGGGAGAGCAATGGACACCCATCTCACCAAATCCTTTAATATCCCTCCCGCCTCCCTTCAGTCCATTCCTTACATTTTGCTCATCTTTTTAGTTCCTCTCTATGACACCTTCTTTGTCCCATTTGCCAGAAAATTCACCGGCCATGAGTCTGGAATCTCACCTTTGCGCCGAATAGGCTTTGGTCTTTTTCTGGCTACCTTTTCTATGGTTGCAGCTGCTCTGttggagaaaaagagaagggaCGCAGCTGTGAACCATCACAAAGTTTTGTCCATCTTTTGGATAACCCCACAATACTTGATATTTGGCTTGTCAGAGATGTTCACAGCCATTGGCCTCCTTGAGTTCTTTTATAAACAGTCCTTGAAAGGGATGCAAGCATTCTTTACAGCCATCACATATTGCTCTTACTCATTTGGCTTTTACTTGAGCACACTTTTGGTTTCTTTGGTCAATAAGATCacttcaacttcttcttcttcagctgctggCTGGCTTCACAACAACGACCTTAACCAGGACAGGCTTGATCTTTTCTATTGGTTACTGGCTGTCTTAAGCTTCCTCAACTTCCTCAACTATCTCTTTTGGTCCAGACGCTATTCTCATGCTCCTTCCGCACTACCCCAACCTAATAATGCCAAGGAAATCAACCCCTACTCACAACTACATGATCACCATCACAATAATATTATtccatagatatatatatatatatatatatactcttttcaaaatattaattattttacagtTACTGTAAAGAATTATATCGATCAAAATGTCGTATCGATCGAGTAGCtagcatatataatatattgcaGTTACAAGCTTAATTAATCTATTACTTCTTTGCCTTAATCTTAATTCGGTGGCACATCCATGGAAGGGAGAAAAGAGCCTTTCTTcacacatatttaattataatgttgATCAATAATTGAAGCGATACGATAAagacttctcttttttttttttttgtataaaagtgTGTTTAAGTGATTAGATAGATGATTTATAACTAATTAAGCAATTGTTTTATAAGTATACAAGATATTATATATCTAGCCCAATAGTTATACTTCACACTCACAAAAAAGAGAGATGTAGAAAGAGAGTCAACCGTGTTTTTACCGAGAGTAGGAATCACTGAGTAATGATCGCGCATACGAAACATAAGATAAGTTCccacatatttctttttttcgaaACGtgcatatacttttttttcctatgaattttattgtaaaatttgcaactaaaaaatttaaaaataaattcgcGTACGACTTTCAGACAAAATTAAAAGCGTACATCATAATAATTATTGCTGTTATAGCTAAAGTTATGTTAGTTGTTGTTGTATTTATCCCAGATGATAAACAAGTGTGTCTCACATCCTACTAGACTATGAATTAGTTCCGCTGGCATGTGACTGTCGTTGttgatccaaaaaaaaaaatatacatacaaatagaatcaaacataattattcGGTCGAGTAGATTGTTCCCTA
Protein-coding sequences here:
- the LOC100790515 gene encoding protein NRT1/ PTR FAMILY 4.3 gives rise to the protein MEASPSTLDWRGRPSNPAKHGGMIPAAFVLGLQAFEIMAIAAVGNNLITYVANDMHFPLSKAANLVTNFVGTIFLLSLLGGYLSDSYLGSFWTMLLFGFVELSGFILLSVQAHVPQLKPPPCNVNDGEQCVEAKGMKAMIFFVALYLVALGSGCVKPNMLAYGGDQFEQNDPKQLKKLSTYFNAAYFAFSVGQLVSLTILVWVQTHSGMDVGFGVSAAVMAMGLISLICGTLYYRNKPPQGSILTPVAQVLVAAFSKRNLPSSPSSMIRVEQVEQVKILLSVIPIFSCTIVFNTILAQLQTFSVQQGRAMDTHLTKSFNIPPASLQSIPYILLIFLVPLYDTFFVPFARKFTGHESGISPLRRIGFGLFLATFSMVAAALLEKKRRDAAVNHHKVLSIFWITPQYLIFGLSEMFTAIGLLEFFYKQSLKGMQAFFTAITYCSYSFGFYLSTLLVSLVNKITSTSSSSAAGWLHNNDLNQDRLDLFYWLLAVLSFLNFLNYLFWSRRYSHAPSALPQPNNAKEINPYSQLHDHHHNNIIP